A single window of Salvelinus fontinalis isolate EN_2023a unplaced genomic scaffold, ASM2944872v1 scaffold_2456, whole genome shotgun sequence DNA harbors:
- the LOC129850905 gene encoding osteocalcin 2b translates to MKSLTLLTICAVLSVSLSMNDLAPDVVLDPAPDPAAEPAPAADSSASSSASSSSSASDSSASASDSSDSDSSSSSSESSSSESASAEVTAEDPAAATEPDVIMKRDLASVLLRRKRAAGPAAAAFTLTQVESLSEVCELNLACEHMAETAGIVAAYTAYYGPPPF, encoded by the exons ATGAAGTCTCTGACTCTCCTGACCATTTGTGCCGTTCTGTCGGTCTCCCTGTCCATGAACG ATCTGGCTCCTGATGTGGTTCTCGATCCTGCTCCTGACCCTGCCGCTGAACCAGCACCAGCCGCAGACTCCTCCGCATCTTCATcagcttcctcctcttcttcggcCTCCGACTCATCAGCCTCTGCCTCAGACTCCTCGGACTCGgactcttcctcatcctcttcaGAGTCTTCTTCTTCAGAGTCAGCTAGTGCTGAAG ttACGGCAGAGGACCCAGCTGCAGCTACAGAGCCAGACGTGATTATGAAGAGAGACCTGGCCTCAGTGCTGCTGAGGAGGAAGAGGGCGGCTGGACCTGCAGCTGCTGCCTTCACCCTCACCCAGGTGGAGAG TCTGAGTGAGGTGTGCGAGCTCAACCTGGCCTGTGAGCACATGGCGGAGACAGCAGGCATCGTTGCAGCATACACCGCATACTATGGACCACCtcccttctaa